ATGTTATTGAATGACAGCCTTCAATTTTGCGTCGACATACATGGAGCTGTGCCTTTGGCAAGGTCAAGAAGTGGGTttgtaaatactaaatagtagATCCATTATCCTAGCATGATATGTTGCTTATGGTTATCGTATCTATAGCTGTGGTCAAGGAAAGTGGAAGCCCCATTTTGCTTAACATGTGGCTGTGGGTTTGCAAATGccactaaaaacaaaataatagtactaatgttaaaacaaaaaaggcaaaaaaaaaaaaaaatgttgtttaaaattgGTTTGATatgatgtgtatatatatagtattgaTCATAGAGAAGATGCGCAAATTTCTGTTTTGAGCAAATATGGACTGATGGAGGCACATGTCCTAATGTAAAACACCTAAGCATTTTAGGGAAGAATATAAGAATAAGGAAGAGGATGTAATGATTTGGTTGGTAATATCATTCACAAAGCCACATTACTTACCTAATTCCATGGTGCTTCCATGACTTAACGACAAAAAGAGAGGTCAGATCAGTAAGGTCTCTCAAGTTAAAAACGTGTATGTTTGCAGATTGAGAAAGTTGCTCATTAATTGTTAGATAACAAGAATTGTATGCAGTTCTTGTCACAAGATTAGAAGCAATACTGTAAACATACCAAGTTGTATGCATCAAAACACCACAGGGGGAGCATATACATAATACACTAATACTGCAAGCTAGTTTTCGTTTATCCGATAAAAAGTAATCATACATTAAACTCATTTCAACCCCCACTGTAAAAGAGCTTGAGACCTATAATGCAGCAGTAACATTTAGCTCTCATTGGAGAAAGCTTTACGACCTGGAAGATCAATCCACTCAATTTGGAGCACCACTTCCCCACACTCAACATTTCTCAACCTGAGACACATGTCCTGGACAATTTTTCCATTGTTCCAAACGCAGCAACTCTCATCCGAAAGACAGTTTGTCTTGCTCGGCTGAACTCTCTTTACTACACAACCATTTGGGAGGTTCTCCGAGCCCATTTTCAGACTCTCAGTATATGGTTTAATGTCTATCTCAGCATCACCCATTTTGTCATCTACAGTTAATGTGTCTCTGTCGTAAACTGTCTgcaaagaggaaaaataaataaataaaactaccAACAACCCGCTGAATAAGCTTCCTGTAGCTTTTCTTTACAATCATTTTACCAGCCAAATATTTCaggaaaataaaagcaaataatATTCGAACATTCCCTAATGACAATGATGAAtcaaccaataaaaatattggGATCCTGTAAACATGAAACAAATAGTTCCTGAACTCTTTTAGTATTAGCACTAAACCACAAAACAGAGAAAGGAAAGGTAAGGTATCACTTACAAGAGTGATAGGAACATTAACATCAGTAATAGAAAGAGTCAATTCATCGTTCCACTCGGGATTGCAGTTATTTTTCACCACACGAGTCTTCAATTTCTGCACCAATGTATATGACATCAGAAGGAAATAATGTCAGCATCCATTATACTTCAATCAGAAGGCTGAGGAAAAGAATCCAATGAGTGTAGGGAAATTAACATGAAATTCCCAatctgtgagaaacaaaaataaaggaaacacacgccaaagaaaaaaaattacacacacaagacaatatttacatgATTCGGCAATTttcctacgtccacggagttgtaaggatttcactattatgaaggaaaaatacaaattgcGGCAGTacagttttttctctctcaaaaactacatcaacaaaaccctaatcacttaaGCTGCGTTTTTTATATCCTGCGCATAAgattcacaatgggctacaaaacTGGCCAAAACTACAGCTTGGCCCAAGCCTccactccatggactaagcctcagaaaatctcccattaaaaaaccACGCAACATTATTCAGGTCAGGTTAGGTCATCAACCGGATCAAACATGACTagactccacaaagcccaacaataAGCTCTAGCTCAAGTGGTAACTCCTCCCCTTATATATAAGTGCTAGGTGGAGGGTGAATTTTTAAGTTCAAAATCCATTGAGTGGGTGTGTAACTTgccaataaaatttaaatttaaaaaaagtgggaaaaatGAATGGAACAAATAGATTACATCCTTAGTCATGTTTTTACTTTCTGCAGATGATACCGTATCTTAAATAACCATCTTGAAAAGTGCATGAAAGTTTCAGTGCCAAAGCTTATTTTGTAATGAGTTAGTTATACACAAAAATATTATGTCATTGACCAAGTACTAGGGTCTTCTTTTGggtaagaaaataaagaaacgAGCCAGTCAGTCTGCAAATGCATGCTTCAAAACCAAATACATTAACATCAACAAAGTTCAAAGTTAAATACTTAGGAAACTGCCAAGCAAAAAAGAGGTGGGGGGGATGAATTTTTCGTCCTTGAAATTTGATGTTGGTTCAATTGTGGTCCTccaaattaaattctcaaaaagTAAACAAAACCGTCTCTCAATGATAAAAATACACAAGTTTAAAAAGCTGGTTTTAACACCTCCATGTTGGAGATGTAATGCAAACTTTCAAGTCCACATGGGTCAATTTGCTACAATAAAAGAATCTAATAAACTTCGGGAAAATGACAGATGAAAGAGCTTGGAAAAATAACAGTAACAATTCAGGAGCATGTGGAAAGCAGCAACTTGTTTTGAAACCTCAGAGGAAGATAACTACATAAGGAATGACAAATGAACCATCATTAGGAATAGCCTAACCAAAAATTGCTTTCCGAACCCAGATCCATCATCCAGTTTTGGGGTCTCCATCCGTCCCAGTCAACCCACATGTAATTCATAGATAAGTCTTAATTATTTACAGGGGTCATATACTGAAGAAAATATGAAGCAAATGGGGTCCTCTGCACTATTAATTTGCAAAGACTAATTAAATTGCTATTATGTGAACCAATTTTGGATTTCTACAGCTATATATGCGTTTCACACCACTGAATTTATCTATGAAAGTTCCAAATTTTACCCATGACAATTTCTCCATAATTGCTGTCCTCTCTTCTAGTATATGGATATATAACTCTCACAAACACACAAGCAAACATAGAATATTGGAGGCAAAAGGGAAAGCAGCAATTGAACTTGTGGGAATTTGAGCTACAATAATTAGGATTCAAGGGAAGACAAAGAAGggaatttttttataacctAAAACTCTAAATCAAACACTagctacccaaaaaaaaaaaaaacaaaatcattatCATATATGATcatcaaccaaaacaaaaacaggTCGTGATTGTGAAAGTAATAATAATGAAGAGCAAAGTGACTGACCTGTTGACCCATGGTGAGAACAACATAAGGGTCGCTGCTAATGGTGTCACGCACAGCAAGATTAATGCCTTTCCGTACACGAACTCGAAGAAGACCCAGCAGATTATCCATTAGAAACACAACCTGTTGAGCTTTGAGCAAAGCTAATAAACAAAGAAATCTAAACCCTTGTCTTTggctacaaaaaaaaaatatatatatatatatatataaatatatatatattattaactGGGATTTATGGGAGTATGGGACACAAATATCTAACGTTGGATCCATCAAATTAAAGGAATATACTTTTTCCACGTGTAATCCGTTGCCTGAATGTGACGCGTTTTGTTGTCTTAAAATGGGTGTCACTTTCAAATTTGTATCTTAGCGATTAAAGCATTTGTAAAGTAGTAGACTTGGGCCAGTTTTCACGCTCATCCACGAATAAAGAATGATGGTGTTCCTTGCTATTCACGGGAATACTGGTCATTTTTCATAGTGGAATGAAATTAGAGGTGCAATTTTGTCCATCTAGTAGTCCCTTcaaccaaaaatatctaagCCAAGCCAAAgactgttttgttttgtttgttgataTTACCCGATTAAACAAACTTGTGTTCGGCTTGAATCTGGAAAGCAAGGGGAATCTGAAAAAGTAAATGTAAATATTAGGGTAAATTATACTTTCCTATCTTAAACAATCACGAAAATTATACATTTAATTCTTTAAACTATCAAAATAcacaattaatatattttatatattattacaccacattacataatatatttatatattcaactaatTGTAGTAAAAGATGTATAACACAAAATAATACCCCAGAAGAACTCTACTAGGAAttaggaattaaaaaaagatcacaacaatattttaaattttgttgtccGTGGGTTGatgtgaagttttttttttgttttttagaaaaggaaaaaaaaagtcatcagTGTGAACAGATCATGAACCGCGTGGACTTCATTGACCATATGAGCAGCTTCTATTTGGTTTCTCCTTTCATCAGCCATTTACTCTTTTATCAGTCTCTTGTTTTATCCATCAAACTTCAATTTCCAATTcttctccaccaaaaaaaaatccttaatttCGAAAGTACGTTAACACTCTACCGTTTGTTTTGTTGTTAATTCTAACTAAATGTAACATTAAAAGATTAATTTACCCCAATTACTTGTTTCAGAAATGgataaattgatttttaatgttaaattttgttagaattaataacaaaacaaagagCACGGGGACATTGAAACAGAGTTATATCTTTTAGGGtgctttttgataatttataagtttaatCAAAGTGATAGTTTTGGGtataaaaatgtaaattgcTCTAAAGTTTACACACCTTTGGGTCACGTATAGGTCAACCTATTTCTACTTTAGGTCAAAAATTCTCAAGTTTAGGTCAGATTAACAGGTCTGGATCCAATTTTTCCTgtctaattaaaataatattgattAGAAATTCGACAAAATAGAAAGGTAAAGCCAAATAGAACCAAATAAGTTCTCTGCATTAAGATTCGCAACTAGGATAATATTCTTAACAAGTATTTTGGAACCCTGTTTTATAGCATTAATAATATGTTTATACATCTTGATGaggataattttttatcaatcgACATGGGATGCCAATCCTTTCTCACCCAATCTTCGGCCTTGTGCCTAAACCAATCTTAAGGGGATGATCAACCCCATGGGTCATCGGGTCAGGTCAGATGCCGATCCAACCCTCCATCTCGACGATCCATGGCCCTAGGATCCTTCCATGGGACTTGCGTGAGGTCCACTCATATGTCCCTACATGGAAATAACTTGCACATCACAACCAAAAATCCTACCGTGCAATCAGATCTCCCACATATGGAAAGGTGATCCCTAATATCTTGGGATCCTTCTCCCTATAAGGAAATTCTCCCCATATCAAGGGACTCAAGTTAGCTATCTGCTACTATATAAACAGCAAACACTAACCTTTTTGAGGTACATGAATTCTCCCTAACTCTTGCACCCTTGGGTTCTTGGAGATTTTGCTATCAATCTATCACTGACTTAACCTTCAAAGGGTCTTCAGCCGACACCCTACCAGTGCTCTTTGTTTggttcttctcttttgttcttCAGGTACACCCATTGGCACGTGTGTGGACAATCaactcactgacgatttttgtgcatcatcacatctaaaaaatttcaagtctaAAAGGTGAAAGATGCAGATGATTTTTCCATTAAGCCACTAGTGTGCTGTCAACGAAAGAAGAAAGCGGACTCAATTTAGAGTAGCAAGATTCTTTCGTATGTACTTGTGGTTCTTCCCTTCTGGGACCACTGTGGTTCATCCCTTCTGGACCACTCTTTTATCTTAATGTGTACCACTGAAAGTGCATTGACATAAATTGGGGCCCAACAGATGTTATCAATAGATGTTATATCTTGTTTTGGGTGTATATATTTGACATTTCT
This genomic stretch from Quercus lobata isolate SW786 chromosome 3, ValleyOak3.0 Primary Assembly, whole genome shotgun sequence harbors:
- the LOC115981980 gene encoding protein C2-DOMAIN ABA-RELATED 7-like; translation: MDNLLGLLRVRVRKGINLAVRDTISSDPYVVLTMGQQKLKTRVVKNNCNPEWNDELTLSITDVNVPITLTVYDRDTLTVDDKMGDAEIDIKPYTESLKMGSENLPNGCVVKRVQPSKTNCLSDESCCVWNNGKIVQDMCLRLRNVECGEVVLQIEWIDLPGRKAFSNES